Proteins found in one Pelmatolapia mariae isolate MD_Pm_ZW linkage group LG7, Pm_UMD_F_2, whole genome shotgun sequence genomic segment:
- the slc26a1 gene encoding sulfate anion transporter 1, which produces MEEAANITETPPAVPVLLERQVRQQKPAVSVLKSKLKQAVTCSVPRIRSTLSGFFPVMRWLPKYNVKEYVWGDVMSGMIVGIILVPQAIAYCLLAGVEPIYGLYTSFYANIIYFLMGTSRHVSVGIFSLMSLMIGQVVDREVFRAGFDLNEDSAVSNIDVLNDTVGINLTVTKVHTVELMGMQCGKECYAISIAVAVTFLAGVYQVLMAVFRLGFVSVYLSAPMLDGFATGASFTILTVQAKYLLGLKIPRHQGYGTVVVTWVNIFSNIHKTNLCDLITSAICISILVAAKEIQERYKDRLKMPLPTELVVVAGATLASHFGELNSRYGSSVSGHIPTGFMPPQLPGFSLMSRVVLDAIPLAVISFAFTVSLSEMFAKKHGYTVRPNQEMLAIGFCNIIPSFFHSFTTSAALAKTMVKDSTGCKTQVSSLISALVVLLVLLFFAPFFQALQKCVLACIIIVSLRGALRKFRDVPAKWRASRNDAIVWLVAMSATALISVELGLLVGIIFSMICFIFRTQNPKVSLLGRVDDSDFYEDLEEYKNLVAPSRVQIFRFQAPLYYANKETFLKSLYKAVGVEPFLELTKRKKAEKKAKDASAKQAKANGEKNNGDVVVRLVQRELEFHTIVLDCSAIPFIDSAGLAAFLGLVKEYKGIGVSVLLACCNTSLIDTLQKGKLFGKNDEDMGSLLFHTVHAAVVHANRAAAAAESRSEDSEV; this is translated from the exons ATGGAGGAAGCTGCCAACATCACAGAAACCCCACCAGCTGTACCAGTTCTCTTGGAGCGACAAGTTCGCCAGCAAAAGCCTGCAGTGTCAGTCCTTAAATCAAAGCTTAAGCAAGCTGTAACTTGCTCTGTGCCCAGAATCCGATCCACCCTGTCGGGGTTCTTCCCTGTGATGCGCTGGTTGCCTAAATACAACGTTAAAGAGTATGTCTGGGGTGATGTGATGTCTGGGATGATTGTAGGTATCATCTTGGTACCACAGGCCATTGCTTACTGCCTGCTGGCAGGGGTGGAGCCCATCTATGGCCTATACACCTCGTTTTATGCTAACATCATCTACTTCCTCATGGGGACATCCAGGCATGTGTCTGTAGGCATCTTCAGCCTCATGAGCCTCATGATTGGACAG GTGGTGGATAGGGAGGTGTTCCGGGCAGGTTTTGACCTCAATGAGGACTCAGCAGTGTCTAATATTGATGTCCTTAATGATACAGTGGGCATAAACCTCACAGTCACTAAAGTTCACACTGTGGAGTTAATGGGTATGCAGTGTGGGAAGGAGTGTTACGCCATCAGCATTGCTGTTGCTGTTACATTCCTGGCCGGTGTCTACCAG GTTTTGATGGCAGTGTTTCGACTGGGATTTGTCTCAGTTTACCTTTCGGCTCCCATGCTTGATGGCTTTGCCACCGGAGCGTCCTTCACCATCCTGACCGTGCAGGCTAAATACCTCCTGGGTCTAAAGATTCCACGTCACCAGGGCTATGGCACAGTAGTCGTTACCTGGGTCAACATCTTCTCTAACATTCACAAGACCAACCTGTGTGACCTCATCACTAGTGCCATCTGTATCTCAATATTAG tggcAGCAAAAGAGATTCAGGAACGCTATAAGGATCGTCTGAAGATGCCTCTACCCACTGAGCTTGTAGTAGTGGCCGGAGCTACACTGGCCAGTCATTTTGGAGAGCTGAACAGCCGTTATGGCTCTAGCGTTTCTGGTCACATCCCCACAGGGTTCATGCCTCCCCAGCTGCCCGGCTTTAGTCTGATGTCCCGTGTGGTGCTGGATGCCATTCCTTTGGCAGTCATTAG TTTTGCCTTCACGGTGTCTTTGTCTGAAATGTTTGCTAAGAAACATGGCTACACCGTTCGTCCCAACCAGGAGATGCTGGCTATCGGCTTCTGTAATATCATTCCCTCCTTCTTCCACTCATTCACCACCAGTGCAGCACTGGCAAAAACAATGGTGAAGGACTCAACTGGCTGCAAGACACAG GTATCAAGTCTGATCAGTGCCCTGGTAGTCCTCCTTGTCCTCCTCTTCTTTGCACCTTTCTTCCAAGCTCTCCAGAAATGCGTGCTTGCTTGTATCATAATTGTTAGCCTTCGGGGGGCACTGAGAAAGTTCAGGGATGTTCCGGCTAAGTGGCGTGCGAGCCGAAATGACGCCATCGTTTGGCTGGTTGCCATGTCAGCCACGGCTCTGATCAGTGTGGAGCTGGGCCTCCTTGTAGGAATAATCTTTTCCATGATCTGCTTCATCTTTAGGACTCAAAATCCAAAG GTCTCCCTCCTGGGCCGGGTTGATGACTCCGATTTTTACGAGGACTTGGAAGAGTATAAGAACCTTGTGGCACCATCTCGGGTTCAGATTTTTCGCTTCCAGGCTCCTTTGTACTACGCCAATAAGGAGACTTTTCTCAAGTCTCTCTACAAAGCTGTCGGAGTCGAACCCTTCTTGGAGCTGACCAAAAGGAAAAAGGCAGAGAAGAAGGCCAAAGATGCATCTGCGAAGCAGGCCAAGGCGAACGGAGAGAAAAACAATGGAGATGTTGTAGTGAGACTGGTCCAAAGAGAACTGGAGTTCCACACAATAGTTTTAGACTGTTCTGCAATCCCTTTCATAGATTCAGCAGGCTTGGCTGCTTTTCTAGGGCTGGTCAAGGAATATAAAGGGATTGGTGTGAGTGTACTCCTTGCCTGTTGTAACACCTCACTCATTGATACCCTGCAGAAGGGAAAATTGTTTGGTAAGAATGACGAAGACATGGGCAGCCTTCTGTTTCACACAGTTCACGCTGCTGTTGTCCATGCTAACAGGGCAGCTGCAGCCGCAGAGAGCAGGTCAGAGGACTCTGAGGTGTAG